One stretch of Cygnus atratus isolate AKBS03 ecotype Queensland, Australia chromosome 26, CAtr_DNAZoo_HiC_assembly, whole genome shotgun sequence DNA includes these proteins:
- the RNF126 gene encoding E3 ubiquitin-protein ligase RNF126: MAEASPQPGRFFCHCCAAEIAPRLPDYICPRCESGFIEELPEEPRNTDNETSSSTSTSDQSRHPFENVDQHLFTLPQGYGQFAFGIFDDGFEIPFGSNVQSEDNRDSENRREREHQSRHRYGARQPRARLAARRAAGRHEGVPTLEGIIQQLVNGIIAPTTIPNLGLGPWGVLHSNPMDYAWGANGLDAIITQLLNQFENTGPPPADKEKIQALPTIQITQEHVDSGLECPVCKEDYTVGENVRQLPCNHLFHNSCIVPWLEQHDTCPVCRKSLSGQNTATNPPGLTGMNFSSSSSSSSSSSPSNENSSNNS; encoded by the exons ATGGCGGAGGcgtccccgcagcccggccgctTCTTCTGCCACTGCTGCGCGGCCGAGATCGCCCCGCGCCTGCCC GACTACATCTGCCCACGGTGCGAATCTGGGTTCATTGAAGAACTTCCTGAAGAGCCAAG GAACACTGACAATGAGACCAGCTCCTCTACGTCAACCAGTGATCAGAGCAGGCATCCTTTTGAG AACGTGGATCAGCACTTATTCACCTTGCCGCAGGGCTACGGCCAGTTTGCCTTCGGGATTTTCGATGACGGCTTTGAGATTCCGTTCGGGTCCAACGTGCAGTCGGAAGACAACCGGGACTCTGAGAACCGGAGGGAGCGAGAGCACCAGTCCCGGCATCGATACGGTGCAAGGCAGCCCCGGGCTCGCCTCGCCGCACGGCGTGCCGCTGGCAGGCACGAGGGCGTTCCCACGCTGGAAGG GATCATTCAGCAGCTGGTCAATGGCATTATTGCACCAACAACAATACCAAACCTAGGACTTGGTCCCTG GGGGGTCTTGCATTCAAATCCAATGGACTACGCCTGGGGTGCTAATGGCTTGGATGCGATTATTACACAG ttactaAATCAGTTTGAAAACACTGGACCGCCGCcagcagacaaagaaaagattCAGGCCCTCCCCACCATACAGATCACGCAGGAACACGTAG ATTCTGGGTTAGAGTGTCCCGTGTGTAAAGAAGACTATACAGTTGGGGAAAACGTCCGACAGTTACCTTGCAATCACCTATTCCACAACAGCTGTATAGTCCCTTGGCTGGAACAG CACGACACGTGTCCTGTGTGCCGGAAAAGCTTAAGCGGACAAAACACTGCCACAAACCCCCCAGGACTCACAGGAATGaacttctcctcctcctcctcctcctcttcctccagctcaCCAAGTAACGAAAACTCATCGAACAACTCATGA
- the FGF22 gene encoding fibroblast growth factor 22, producing MRRGGPAALAACLAGALAVLAGPGPGPGPGAGSPPWGGRRPPRSYGHLEGDVRCRRLFSATRFFLRIDGGGGVEGTRWRERPGSIVEIRSVRVGVVAIRAVHTGFYLAMNKQGRLYGSKEFSPNCKFTERIEENGYNTYASLRWRHRGRPMFLSLNSKGRPQRGGQTRRQHLSTHFLPMLIS from the exons atgAGGCGCGGGGGCCCCGCCGCTCTCGCCGCCTGCCTCGCCGGGGCGCTCGCCGTgctggcggggccggggccggggccggggccgggggcgggcagcCCCCCGTGGGGCGGCCGGCGGCCCCCCCGCAGCTACGGCCACCTGGAGGGCGACGTGCGCTGCCGGCGGCTCTTCTCCGCCACCCGCTTCTTCCTGCGCAtcgacggcggcggcggcgtggAGGGGACGCGCTGGAGGGAGCGGCCGGGCA GCATCGTCGAGATCCGGTCGGTGCGTGTCGGCGTCGTGGCCATCCGGGCGGTGCACACCGGCTTCTACCTGGCCATGAACAAGCAGGGGCGGCTCTACGGGTCG AAGGAGTTCAGCCCCAACTGCAAGTTCACGGAGCGCATCGAGGAGAACGGCTACAACACCTACGCGTCGCTGCGCTGGCGGCACCGGGGCCGCCCCATGTTCCTCTCGCTCAATAGCAAGGGCAGGCCGCAGCGAGGGGGCCAGACGCGACGGCAGCACCTCTCCACCCACTTCCTCCCCATGCTCATCAGCTGA